A genome region from Hymenobacter tibetensis includes the following:
- a CDS encoding alpha/beta fold hydrolase, protein MLRTSLFALLLLVCQVALGQTAVPYGNNPAAGKYATVRGVKLYYEAYGAGPPLLLLHGNGGSSKEFAKTIPYFAKHYRVLAMDSRAHGKSVDRADSLSFEMLADDCAALLTQLRLDSAYVLGWSDGGITALVLALRHPQKVKRLAATGANLWPDSTALTPELWQQMKRGYQEGRTQTFTDAGRKNDWKVFLLDWRHPHIPLSALANVKAPAFIIAGDRDVIRPEHTVAIYQNLPRAWLWILPNSGHATLHEHANEFNEKVDTFFKARTILPPSR, encoded by the coding sequence ATGCTTCGCACTTCCCTGTTTGCGCTTTTGCTGTTGGTCTGCCAAGTGGCGCTGGGGCAAACAGCGGTACCGTACGGCAACAACCCCGCTGCTGGCAAGTACGCTACGGTGCGCGGCGTGAAGCTATACTACGAAGCCTACGGTGCTGGCCCACCCCTGCTGCTCTTGCACGGCAACGGCGGCAGCAGCAAGGAATTCGCCAAGACCATTCCCTACTTCGCCAAACACTACCGCGTACTTGCCATGGACAGCCGGGCGCACGGCAAATCCGTGGACCGCGCCGACTCGCTGAGTTTCGAGATGCTAGCCGATGATTGTGCTGCCCTGCTCACCCAGCTACGCCTCGATTCGGCGTACGTGCTCGGGTGGAGCGACGGGGGCATCACGGCGCTGGTGCTGGCGCTGCGGCATCCGCAAAAGGTGAAACGGCTGGCTGCCACCGGCGCCAACCTCTGGCCCGATTCCACGGCCTTAACGCCGGAACTATGGCAACAAATGAAGCGTGGCTACCAAGAAGGCCGCACGCAAACCTTCACCGACGCCGGTCGCAAAAACGACTGGAAGGTGTTTTTGCTTGACTGGCGGCATCCACACATTCCACTATCGGCGCTGGCTAACGTCAAGGCCCCGGCGTTCATTATTGCCGGCGACCGGGACGTGATTCGCCCCGAGCATACGGTGGCTATCTACCAGAATCTGCCCCGCGCGTGGCTCTGGATACTGCCCAACAGCGGCCACGCCACGTTGCACGAGCACGCCAATGAGTTCAACGAAAAGGTGGATACGTTTTTCAAGGCCCGCACCATCTTGCCCCCTTCGCGCTAA
- a CDS encoding ABC transporter ATP-binding protein has protein sequence MSLWEIIKRLYPYVRPYRPLVIGTLLLTLIGSLAAQVNPFVLRYTVDTVQGLLNQNKGLVEGANLLLLVSGLLLGKEIINTFIQFGQKFYGEKIRINVSSTLSQDAVRKILSYQLGFYSDNGNQTGKLQTRIDRGVESLMKLVQNFFIDILPLFANSIVALIIMFTANMYVGLVAVCIMPLYFWISYRQADKLNGTRRALRGLREAKSQGLVNLIDSAVVIKSFVREDYEQQKQAGVQQQLQDAQLQTRKTNFLFDGLKTFTEQVGVVLIIILTAYLVLDRQISIGAIMFHILLFNNVSAPIRQLHRIYDEMNDALTYSEGFFDILDAQDAVEPTGQLQPDHLRGTFEICNVDFTYPSGTQALHDVCLTIEAGKTSALVGLSGAGKSTIINLLCKFYQPDHGKMLLDGKPLADYDTHALRQQIGLVLQKNHIFKGTIEENIRYGVMDATFEQIQAAAKQAYLHEQIMQLPKHYEADAQQLSGGQQQRIAIARLFLKNPPIIFLDEPTASLDAIATEQIKNSLDAIKQGRTVVIISHSLAQIVDADCIYVMKEGRMVESGTHEQLYDLRGTYREIFDASARSLNIEKLARVMVDDEDEVGDTAA, from the coding sequence ATGAGCCTTTGGGAGATTATCAAGCGCCTCTACCCTTACGTCCGGCCCTACCGCCCGCTGGTTATCGGCACGCTGCTGCTGACGCTGATAGGGTCGTTGGCGGCCCAGGTCAACCCGTTTGTGCTGCGCTACACCGTGGACACCGTGCAGGGCCTGCTAAACCAGAACAAGGGCTTGGTGGAGGGCGCCAACCTGCTGTTGCTGGTGAGCGGGCTGCTGTTGGGCAAGGAAATCATCAACACCTTCATCCAGTTCGGGCAGAAGTTTTACGGCGAGAAAATCCGCATCAACGTGTCGAGTACCCTCTCGCAGGATGCGGTACGCAAAATCCTGAGCTACCAGCTCGGCTTCTACTCCGACAATGGCAACCAGACTGGCAAGCTGCAAACCCGCATCGACCGGGGCGTGGAAAGCTTGATGAAACTGGTGCAGAATTTCTTTATCGATATTCTGCCGCTGTTTGCCAACTCGATAGTGGCCCTGATTATCATGTTCACGGCCAACATGTATGTGGGGCTCGTGGCCGTATGCATCATGCCGCTGTATTTCTGGATCAGCTACCGGCAAGCCGACAAACTGAATGGTACTCGCCGAGCTCTGCGCGGCTTGCGCGAAGCCAAAAGCCAAGGCCTCGTCAACCTCATCGACTCGGCAGTGGTCATCAAAAGCTTTGTGCGCGAAGACTACGAGCAGCAAAAACAGGCAGGCGTACAACAACAGCTCCAAGATGCGCAGCTACAAACCCGCAAAACCAACTTCCTCTTCGACGGCCTCAAAACGTTTACCGAGCAGGTAGGCGTGGTGCTCATCATTATTCTCACGGCGTACTTGGTACTGGACCGGCAGATTTCTATTGGGGCCATCATGTTCCATATTCTGCTTTTCAACAACGTGTCGGCGCCCATCCGGCAACTGCACCGCATATACGACGAGATGAACGACGCCCTCACGTATTCCGAAGGCTTCTTTGATATCCTCGACGCGCAAGACGCTGTGGAACCGACTGGCCAGTTGCAACCCGACCACTTGCGCGGCACCTTCGAGATTTGCAACGTTGACTTCACGTATCCCAGTGGCACCCAGGCGCTGCATGATGTCTGCCTAACCATTGAGGCCGGTAAAACTTCGGCCTTAGTGGGCCTAAGCGGCGCCGGCAAGAGCACCATCATCAACTTGCTTTGCAAGTTCTACCAACCCGACCACGGCAAGATGCTCCTTGATGGCAAGCCGCTGGCCGATTACGACACGCACGCCCTGCGCCAACAGATTGGACTGGTGCTCCAGAAAAACCACATCTTCAAGGGCACCATCGAAGAGAATATCCGCTACGGCGTAATGGACGCCACCTTCGAGCAGATTCAAGCTGCTGCCAAGCAGGCCTACCTGCACGAGCAAATTATGCAGTTGCCAAAGCACTATGAAGCCGACGCCCAGCAGCTTTCGGGTGGGCAGCAACAGCGTATTGCCATTGCGCGCTTGTTTCTCAAAAACCCGCCCATCATCTTTCTGGATGAACCCACGGCCTCCCTCGACGCCATTGCCACCGAGCAGATCAAGAATTCCCTCGACGCCATCAAGCAGGGCCGCACCGTAGTTATTATCTCCCACAGCCTCGCTCAGATTGTGGATGCCGACTGCATCTACGTTATGAAGGAAGGCCGCATGGTGGAAAGCGGCACCCATGAGCAGCTTTACGACCTGCGCGGCACCTACCGCGAAATCTTCGACGCTTCGGCCCGCAGCCTCAACATCGAGAAGCTGGCCCGTGTGATGGTAGACGACGAAGACGAGGTAGGCGACACGGCAGCGTAA
- a CDS encoding alpha/beta fold hydrolase, translating to MNVLERNNVHVIGQGQRTLLFVNGYGCDQSIWRFVLPALSKQFRLVLFDHIGAGSSDASDYEPAKYASLHGYAQDVLAICEELQLTNVTIVGHSVGAMIGMLAAIKNPSLFQQLLLLCPSPYYLNEPDYYGGFERADVEAMLAYMEKDYMGWAEHFAPFLMGNPDRPSLAADLAHSFCQNDPTIAKEFARVTFLSDNRLDVSQLHTPCLLVQCAQDLIAPLEVGSFLQAAIPGSTLITLPVNGHCPHVSAPFETLEAIEAFMAA from the coding sequence ATGAACGTGCTAGAACGCAATAACGTCCACGTAATCGGCCAAGGGCAGCGGACACTTCTGTTCGTGAATGGCTACGGTTGCGACCAAAGCATTTGGCGTTTTGTTTTGCCCGCTCTGTCCAAACAATTCCGGTTGGTGCTTTTCGACCATATCGGAGCTGGCTCCTCTGACGCATCAGATTACGAGCCCGCGAAATACGCCTCGCTCCATGGGTACGCGCAAGACGTGCTGGCCATCTGCGAGGAACTGCAACTAACCAACGTAACGATAGTCGGCCACTCGGTGGGAGCCATGATTGGGATGCTGGCTGCTATCAAAAATCCTAGCCTGTTTCAGCAGCTCTTGTTGCTCTGCCCTTCTCCTTATTACCTCAACGAGCCCGACTATTACGGTGGCTTCGAAAGGGCCGATGTGGAGGCCATGCTTGCATATATGGAAAAGGATTACATGGGCTGGGCCGAGCATTTTGCTCCCTTTCTCATGGGCAACCCTGACCGCCCCTCGTTGGCCGCTGACCTAGCGCACAGCTTTTGCCAGAACGACCCGACTATTGCCAAGGAATTTGCTCGCGTCACGTTTTTGTCTGACAACCGGCTTGATGTAAGCCAGCTGCACACGCCTTGCCTGCTGGTGCAGTGCGCCCAAGACCTGATTGCCCCCTTGGAAGTAGGCAGTTTTTTGCAGGCAGCCATTCCTGGTTCTACGCTCATCACATTGCCGGTTAATGGGCACTGCCCGCACGTAAGCGCCCCGTTTGAGACGCTAGAGGCTATTGAGGCGTTCATGGCAGCGTAG
- a CDS encoding M20/M25/M40 family metallo-hydrolase, with amino-acid sequence MRKQLTLICTLACSLTANAQKLSATEQKIIASVKQNMPQSEKLLVQLVNTNSGTLNQKGVQEVGAILRKEFDAIGFKTEWVAMPPAMQRAGHLVAQRKGKKGKKLFLIGHLDTVFELDMPFTTYTQLNDSTATGQGVNDMKGGDVVMLAALQALQQNGLLDNTTITAYFTGDEERKGEGEASRADFIAKAKESDVALAFESAAGLHSVATARRGSSSWQLKTYGQAGHSSTIFKPNVGYGAIFESARILNEFREKLSQEQYLTFNPGLIVGGSEVKYEVAKAHGEVAGKTNIISPEVAVAGDLRFLTEKQKEEARTKMREIVARNLPNTRAEITFTDNLPGMPPTPGNQKLAALADHVSRDLGFGPVTAGDPGSRGAGDVSLVAQYLDCLDGLGASGKGAHAPGETLNTKEFPLLVQRAALMIYRLTR; translated from the coding sequence ATGAGAAAACAACTTACGCTTATCTGCACGCTAGCGTGCAGCCTTACGGCCAACGCGCAAAAGCTCTCGGCCACCGAACAAAAAATTATTGCCTCGGTGAAGCAAAACATGCCGCAGAGCGAGAAGCTGCTGGTGCAATTAGTCAACACCAACAGCGGCACCCTCAACCAGAAAGGCGTGCAGGAAGTGGGAGCCATTTTGCGGAAGGAATTCGACGCCATTGGGTTCAAAACGGAATGGGTAGCCATGCCTCCGGCTATGCAGCGCGCCGGCCATCTGGTGGCCCAACGCAAAGGCAAAAAGGGCAAGAAGTTGTTTCTGATCGGGCACCTCGATACCGTGTTCGAGCTGGACATGCCCTTCACTACCTATACCCAACTCAACGACTCGACGGCCACTGGGCAAGGCGTCAACGATATGAAAGGCGGCGACGTAGTGATGCTAGCTGCGTTACAAGCCTTGCAGCAAAATGGCCTGCTCGACAACACTACCATCACGGCGTATTTCACCGGCGACGAAGAGCGCAAAGGAGAAGGCGAAGCCAGTCGCGCCGACTTCATTGCCAAAGCCAAGGAGTCGGATGTGGCTTTGGCGTTCGAGTCGGCGGCGGGGCTGCACTCGGTGGCTACGGCACGGCGCGGCTCTAGTAGTTGGCAGCTTAAAACGTACGGGCAGGCGGGTCATTCCTCCACCATATTTAAACCCAACGTTGGCTACGGAGCTATTTTCGAATCGGCACGCATTCTGAACGAGTTTCGGGAGAAGCTCAGCCAAGAGCAGTATCTGACGTTTAATCCGGGCCTGATAGTGGGCGGCTCGGAAGTGAAGTACGAAGTGGCAAAGGCCCACGGCGAGGTGGCAGGCAAAACCAACATTATTTCGCCGGAAGTGGCCGTAGCGGGCGACTTGCGTTTCCTGACCGAAAAGCAGAAAGAAGAGGCCCGCACCAAGATGCGCGAGATCGTAGCGCGCAATCTACCGAACACCCGCGCCGAAATAACCTTTACCGACAACCTACCCGGTATGCCGCCCACTCCCGGTAACCAGAAGCTCGCCGCCCTCGCTGACCACGTGAGCCGCGACCTAGGCTTCGGGCCCGTAACAGCCGGCGACCCTGGCTCCCGCGGCGCCGGCGACGTTTCGCTGGTGGCACAGTACCTGGATTGCCTCGACGGCCTAGGTGCCTCAGGAAAAGGTGCTCACGCCCCCGGCGAAACGCTCAACACCAAGGAATTCCCCCTGCTTGTGCAGCGCGCCGCCCTGATGATTTATCGCCTCACCCGATAA
- a CDS encoding SusD/RagB family nutrient-binding outer membrane lipoprotein: MKNTSKFLAALVLVSLTTSCGDDFFDINENPNSLTLESATPNAILAQALKVTADNYGLTLNTYGSWTAGYWGKTGTVNGYNPERTYTYSSTYQQGLWGSVYDNIKDYDNIEKNGADLGLVYISSIGKIMKVLNYQLLVDQYGDIPYSQSLQSDSPTPILAPQYDKAEDIYKDLVVKLDEAIAAIRTPGANAVAVGPEDIVFGGTMANWVRFANTLKLRILLRQSFVPALDGYVRAEMTKLQAQLAPEGFTTTDVAAQPGYLQTAGKQNPFWNAYRANPAGARIAQSNYQAGTQYIIDQYEQNSDPRVSQLYVLATAGAFNGKYKGVVLGDPNPLPGGTQISRWKDYGGILKGFDASTPLMLAAESYFLQAEAKSRGFLTGGDAGAKTDFNNGIRASFVYFYAPAPSRAATTSNVSANAVADYTKYLTANTTNGLVDWDAATTTLGVPAGSTTRPVSKLEKIIYQKYLAMNSVTAIEAWNEYRRTTFPKFPASLQSSSPRADKLPVRLLYPQTEISTNFSNIPENINQFTSKIFWDVMD; encoded by the coding sequence ATGAAAAATACAAGTAAGTTTCTGGCGGCGCTGGTACTCGTGTCTCTCACGACTAGCTGCGGCGACGACTTTTTCGACATCAACGAAAACCCTAACAGCTTAACGCTGGAGTCAGCAACTCCCAACGCCATTCTGGCTCAGGCGCTGAAAGTAACTGCTGACAACTATGGCCTTACGCTGAACACGTACGGCAGCTGGACGGCCGGCTACTGGGGCAAAACGGGTACGGTTAACGGCTACAACCCCGAACGCACCTACACCTACAGCAGCACGTATCAGCAAGGACTTTGGGGATCGGTGTACGACAACATCAAGGACTACGACAACATCGAGAAGAACGGTGCGGACTTAGGGCTGGTGTACATTTCGTCGATTGGCAAGATCATGAAGGTGCTGAACTATCAGCTATTGGTCGATCAATACGGTGATATTCCATATTCCCAGTCGCTACAATCTGATTCGCCCACGCCCATTCTCGCCCCGCAATACGACAAAGCGGAAGACATTTATAAGGATTTGGTAGTTAAGCTCGACGAAGCCATTGCTGCCATTAGAACTCCCGGCGCTAATGCCGTTGCTGTAGGCCCCGAAGACATTGTGTTTGGTGGTACCATGGCCAACTGGGTTCGGTTCGCTAATACGCTCAAGCTCCGTATTCTGCTGCGTCAGTCGTTCGTTCCAGCATTGGATGGCTATGTGCGAGCCGAAATGACCAAACTACAGGCACAGCTGGCGCCCGAAGGATTTACTACTACCGATGTAGCAGCACAGCCAGGGTATTTGCAGACTGCTGGCAAGCAGAACCCCTTTTGGAACGCCTACCGTGCAAACCCTGCGGGTGCCCGTATTGCCCAGAGCAACTACCAGGCTGGTACGCAGTACATCATCGATCAGTACGAGCAGAACAGTGATCCTCGGGTATCGCAGCTATATGTGTTGGCTACTGCTGGCGCTTTCAATGGCAAGTACAAAGGTGTTGTGTTGGGCGACCCAAACCCCCTACCAGGGGGTACGCAAATATCGCGCTGGAAAGACTACGGCGGTATTCTGAAGGGATTTGATGCTTCTACACCACTGATGCTCGCTGCAGAGAGCTACTTTCTACAGGCTGAAGCTAAATCCAGAGGCTTCCTGACTGGAGGCGACGCTGGTGCCAAAACCGATTTCAATAACGGTATTCGAGCTTCGTTTGTGTATTTCTACGCCCCGGCCCCTAGTCGCGCAGCCACTACCAGCAACGTATCGGCCAACGCCGTAGCTGATTACACCAAGTACTTGACGGCAAACACCACGAATGGCTTGGTCGATTGGGATGCAGCCACCACCACCTTGGGAGTTCCGGCGGGCAGTACAACTCGTCCTGTTAGCAAGCTGGAAAAAATCATTTACCAGAAATATCTGGCTATGAACTCCGTCACGGCTATTGAAGCGTGGAACGAGTATAGACGCACCACTTTCCCGAAGTTTCCGGCGTCTCTGCAGTCTAGCTCTCCACGGGCCGATAAGCTACCCGTTCGACTGCTGTACCCGCAAACTGAGATTAGCACCAACTTCTCTAATATCCCAGAGAACATCAATCAATTCACGTCTAAGATCTTCTGGGACGTGATGGACTAA
- a CDS encoding SusC/RagA family TonB-linked outer membrane protein, whose product MFPTIIFTHQKNKRMKQKLLLTSVLTISLLQQGMAQNRAISGKVTDQATGQGLPGVTVLAKGTSIGVSTNADGGYSISVPAGTTVLTFSSIGYGAVERPIGDAAVINIGLGADTKQLGEVVVTGALGIQRQAREMGYATSTIDAKDLNQARVTNVTNGLAGKVSGLQIQTVNNGINPSVRITLRGTRSITGENQALVVLDGVQTTQDVLTALNPDDIADITILKGANAAALYGSQATNGALIITTKRGGTTPSVTFSHTSQLEQINFWPKTQNEFGPGSSEWIREYSPYENQQYGDRYDGSIRELGYKTTDGNIQSIEYKARPNERKDFFNTGYQMQNNVSFSGGDKDTKIFVSYQNAKNKGVLPKDQYDRNTFRANASRQMNKLSAGMNVSFAQVKVNQGNGSVYDQLLNTSALIPITSYRDWQNNEFANPNGYYNEYYANPYFTLDINRRNIRQSTLVGNIDLGYKINDWLSAQYRVGLTYINQDNKNWLDKFTYTAYTLGRPINSRSNIAGGVTELNSYNSRLNSDLFVNIVKQFGDISLKGILGNNVQMNNSQFLAATANGLSVPGVFNVGNNRIGEAVVSQGRYRYRQAAFFGDLTLGYKDMLFLHGSARQEEVSVLSPENRSYFYPSVDASVVLTEIVPALKSVAIIDYAKLRGGYSKVGQVNLGGVVGGVANNFGAYSIEPVYNPGSGYPFGSAASYTLSNQTIVPNLKPEFTHSTEVGTELSFLKQRISLAATYYYQLSINQTINANIAPSGGFTNYLLNAGRVQNNGVEMDLNVTPVEAENGLTWKVGANFNYNDNKVLKITDQTTQLPLTTGGDAQVYAIAGQAYPVLQGTDYARDDKGRVILTFVDLGPAKAADGSTYQRQGWVPSQASQLTTFGNTLPKYKYGFNTSLTFKGITLAAQAEYRTGYSVYHGLGATMDFTGASARSASTGREPFVMPNSSIQAPDGSYVDNTENLTPGGAEFWANSSYNRNIAYNYVTKGDFFKLREVSLNYSLPASLLDNARFIKGVTLNLYGRNLYTWVPKANQFTDPEFSFTSGNGIGINNSDQTPPTRFYGASLSATF is encoded by the coding sequence ATGTTTCCAACAATCATTTTCACTCACCAAAAAAACAAGCGCATGAAGCAAAAGCTACTTCTGACTTCTGTTTTGACTATCAGCCTGTTGCAGCAGGGGATGGCCCAGAACAGAGCAATTTCAGGTAAGGTTACTGACCAGGCCACTGGTCAAGGGCTTCCGGGAGTTACTGTATTAGCTAAAGGCACCTCCATTGGCGTGTCAACGAATGCCGATGGTGGCTACTCAATTAGTGTTCCGGCCGGCACTACCGTGCTTACGTTTTCCTCGATTGGGTACGGTGCTGTAGAACGGCCCATCGGGGATGCCGCAGTTATTAATATCGGCCTGGGGGCCGACACCAAGCAGCTTGGTGAAGTGGTTGTGACGGGGGCACTGGGCATTCAGCGTCAGGCACGAGAAATGGGCTATGCCACCTCCACCATTGATGCAAAGGACTTAAACCAAGCCCGCGTGACGAACGTCACGAATGGCTTGGCCGGCAAAGTATCAGGCTTACAGATTCAGACCGTTAACAACGGTATCAACCCGAGCGTACGGATCACGCTACGCGGCACCCGCTCTATAACTGGTGAAAACCAAGCTCTCGTTGTACTTGATGGGGTGCAAACCACGCAGGATGTGTTAACTGCGCTCAACCCTGATGATATCGCCGATATCACCATTCTGAAAGGGGCCAACGCTGCCGCTCTTTATGGTTCGCAGGCCACCAACGGGGCGTTGATTATCACCACCAAACGAGGGGGCACAACCCCCAGTGTTACGTTCTCGCACACTTCCCAGCTAGAGCAAATCAACTTCTGGCCGAAAACTCAAAACGAGTTCGGGCCGGGTTCTTCGGAGTGGATTCGGGAGTATTCGCCGTACGAGAACCAGCAGTACGGCGACCGGTACGATGGCTCTATCCGGGAACTAGGCTACAAAACCACGGACGGTAACATCCAAAGCATCGAGTACAAAGCCCGGCCAAACGAGCGTAAAGACTTCTTCAACACCGGCTACCAGATGCAAAACAACGTCTCGTTTTCGGGCGGCGACAAGGATACCAAGATTTTTGTATCGTACCAGAACGCGAAAAACAAGGGCGTACTGCCGAAAGACCAGTATGACCGCAACACATTCCGGGCCAATGCGTCGCGACAAATGAACAAGCTCTCTGCGGGCATGAACGTTTCGTTTGCGCAAGTGAAGGTGAACCAAGGCAATGGCTCCGTGTATGACCAATTGCTTAATACCTCGGCTCTGATTCCGATTACCAGCTACCGAGACTGGCAGAACAATGAGTTTGCCAACCCCAACGGCTACTACAACGAGTATTACGCCAACCCTTACTTCACCCTCGATATCAACCGACGCAATATTCGCCAAAGCACACTGGTTGGGAATATTGATCTGGGCTACAAAATCAATGATTGGCTGTCAGCACAATACAGGGTTGGCCTGACGTACATCAACCAAGACAACAAGAACTGGCTGGACAAATTCACTTACACAGCGTACACTCTCGGCCGGCCCATCAACTCCCGAAGCAACATTGCTGGTGGCGTGACGGAACTCAACAGCTACAATAGTCGCCTCAATTCCGACTTGTTTGTCAACATTGTCAAGCAATTCGGTGACATTTCATTGAAAGGAATTCTGGGCAATAACGTTCAGATGAACAACTCCCAGTTTCTGGCAGCCACCGCGAACGGCTTGTCGGTACCCGGCGTGTTCAACGTAGGTAATAACCGGATAGGCGAAGCCGTTGTCAGCCAAGGTCGGTACCGGTATCGGCAAGCTGCCTTCTTCGGCGACTTGACGTTGGGCTACAAAGACATGTTGTTCTTGCACGGCTCGGCCCGTCAGGAAGAGGTTTCTGTATTGAGCCCAGAAAACCGCTCCTATTTCTACCCTAGCGTAGACGCCTCCGTGGTGCTGACGGAAATTGTGCCGGCATTGAAGTCAGTGGCCATCATCGACTATGCCAAACTCCGTGGTGGCTACTCTAAAGTAGGTCAGGTAAACTTGGGTGGAGTTGTTGGCGGCGTTGCCAACAACTTCGGCGCCTACAGCATCGAGCCTGTTTATAACCCGGGCAGCGGGTATCCGTTTGGGTCGGCAGCGTCTTATACGCTCAGCAACCAAACTATCGTACCGAATCTGAAGCCGGAGTTTACCCACTCCACTGAAGTAGGCACCGAGTTGAGCTTCCTGAAGCAGCGGATCAGTTTGGCAGCTACCTACTACTACCAGCTTTCCATCAACCAAACTATCAACGCCAACATTGCCCCGTCGGGTGGGTTCACCAACTACTTGCTCAACGCCGGCAGAGTGCAGAACAACGGCGTGGAAATGGACCTGAATGTAACACCAGTGGAAGCAGAGAATGGCTTAACCTGGAAGGTGGGAGCGAATTTCAACTACAACGATAACAAGGTTCTTAAAATCACGGACCAAACGACGCAGTTGCCACTCACGACGGGTGGAGACGCACAAGTATATGCTATTGCAGGACAGGCGTATCCGGTACTTCAGGGCACCGACTACGCTCGTGATGACAAGGGCCGCGTGATCTTAACGTTCGTGGATCTTGGCCCGGCCAAGGCAGCGGATGGCTCTACATACCAGCGTCAGGGGTGGGTTCCTTCGCAGGCCAGCCAGCTTACTACGTTTGGCAATACGCTGCCTAAGTACAAGTACGGCTTCAACACCAGCCTCACGTTCAAGGGCATTACGCTGGCCGCCCAAGCCGAATACCGGACTGGCTATTCCGTGTATCACGGCCTCGGCGCCACAATGGACTTCACAGGTGCTTCGGCCCGCAGCGCCTCTACCGGCCGCGAACCATTTGTGATGCCGAACTCGTCGATACAGGCTCCTGACGGCTCCTACGTAGACAACACCGAAAACCTGACTCCTGGGGGCGCCGAGTTCTGGGCCAACAGTTCCTACAACCGGAACATAGCCTACAACTACGTCACGAAAGGCGACTTCTTCAAGTTGCGGGAGGTTTCCCTTAACTACAGCTTACCAGCTTCATTGCTAGACAACGCACGCTTTATCAAGGGTGTAACGCTTAACCTGTACGGCCGCAACCTGTACACGTGGGTTCCCAAGGCGAACCAGTTCACCGATCCGGAATTCAGCTTCACAAGTGGCAACGGTATCGGTATCAACAACTCCGACCAGACGCCTCCAACTCGCTTCTACGGTGCCAGTTTGTCCGCCACCTTCTAA